A single Paenibacillus sp. FSL R5-0517 DNA region contains:
- a CDS encoding gamma-glutamyltransferase family protein yields the protein MNFDPLYQPYPSYRVPVYAKQGMVATSQPLAAQAGLDVLKKGGNAIDAAIATAAALTVLEPTSNGIGGDAFALVWTEGKLHGLNASGPAPQGISIEALQAAGHTEMPKLGVVPVTVPGAPAGWAELSRRFGRLTLAEALEPAIRYAEEGYPLAPGLARHWARAAEIYARQGDAKAGRAWFETFAPGGRVPAVGEMWRSPDHAATLRQIGESEARDFYEGRLAERIHSFMAEHGGYLTREDLAAFQPEWVDPISVSYRGYDVWEIPPNGQGLIALAALNLLKGYEFDEKESVLAYHQQLEAMKLAFADGEKYITEERKMGVSVEELLSEAYAEERRKLIGDTARAPEAGDPRASGTVYLATADGEGNMVSFIQSNYMGFGSGLVVPGTGIALQNRGHNFSLDPNHANALEPGKRTYHTIIPGFLTRGNEAVGPFGVMGGFMQPQGHVQVVMNTIDYHLNPQAALDSPRWQWTKGKTILVEPGFPQHIAQALARKGHDIQVALDPSQFGRGQIIWRNPDNGVLCGGTETRADGSIAAW from the coding sequence ATGAACTTTGATCCACTCTACCAACCGTACCCCTCGTACCGCGTGCCCGTGTATGCCAAGCAAGGCATGGTCGCTACGTCACAGCCACTGGCTGCACAAGCCGGTCTGGATGTATTGAAAAAAGGCGGCAACGCCATTGATGCCGCCATTGCAACCGCGGCAGCACTCACCGTGCTGGAGCCTACGTCCAATGGCATTGGAGGCGACGCTTTTGCCCTCGTCTGGACCGAGGGCAAACTGCATGGCCTGAATGCCAGCGGCCCTGCGCCTCAGGGCATATCCATTGAGGCGCTTCAAGCGGCAGGCCATACGGAGATGCCGAAGCTTGGGGTTGTGCCGGTGACGGTGCCTGGCGCACCGGCGGGTTGGGCTGAGCTGAGCCGCCGTTTCGGGCGGCTCACGCTGGCGGAAGCGTTGGAACCGGCCATCCGCTATGCGGAGGAAGGTTACCCGCTTGCCCCTGGGCTGGCCCGCCACTGGGCAAGGGCAGCCGAGATCTATGCACGCCAGGGTGATGCGAAGGCAGGGCGGGCGTGGTTTGAGACATTTGCTCCAGGCGGGCGTGTTCCCGCAGTTGGAGAGATGTGGCGCTCGCCGGATCATGCGGCGACTTTGCGCCAGATTGGCGAGAGCGAAGCGCGAGACTTTTACGAAGGAAGACTGGCCGAACGCATTCATTCCTTTATGGCAGAGCACGGCGGTTATCTGACTCGCGAAGATCTGGCGGCATTCCAGCCCGAGTGGGTTGATCCGATCTCCGTCTCCTATCGTGGATATGATGTATGGGAAATTCCGCCGAATGGACAAGGCTTGATCGCTCTGGCGGCACTTAATCTGCTGAAAGGTTACGAATTCGACGAGAAAGAATCCGTTCTGGCGTATCATCAGCAGCTCGAAGCCATGAAACTGGCATTTGCCGATGGGGAGAAATACATTACGGAAGAACGCAAAATGGGCGTATCGGTCGAGGAACTGCTATCTGAGGCATATGCGGAAGAACGGCGCAAACTCATTGGTGATACTGCACGTGCACCCGAGGCAGGTGATCCACGAGCAAGTGGAACGGTCTATCTGGCTACAGCGGACGGTGAAGGCAACATGGTTTCCTTTATCCAGAGTAACTATATGGGCTTCGGGTCTGGACTTGTTGTGCCGGGGACAGGCATTGCCCTGCAAAATCGTGGACACAACTTCTCACTCGACCCGAATCATGCAAACGCTCTGGAGCCTGGCAAACGCACATATCATACAATCATTCCGGGGTTCCTCACCCGTGGCAACGAAGCGGTCGGGCCATTCGGTGTCATGGGTGGTTTCATGCAGCCACAGGGTCATGTACAGGTGGTCATGAATACAATCGATTATCATCTGAACCCACAAGCTGCCCTGGATTCTCCACGCTGGCAGTGGACGAAGGGCAAAACGATTCTCGTGGAACCAGGTTTCCCGCAGCACATTGCACAGGCACTCGCCCGCAAGGGACATGATATCCAAGTGGCACTTGATCCATCCCAATTTGGACGCGGTCAGATTATCTGGCGCAATCCGGACAATGGCGTATTATGCGGCGGTACGGAAACGCGAGCGGATGGCTCCATTGCGGCTTGGTAA
- a CDS encoding SDR family oxidoreductase, which produces MNPVYPFYGEKTVCKEQKLAFPPQHQDQQPGLETLMVPEPISEDPAYIGSCKLEGKVAIITGGDSGIGRAAAIAFAKEGADIVIAYLYERTDAERTRERIEELGQRCLLIEIDLRLKKNCEAVIRTTMETYGKIDILVNNHGVQYVQPSIVDITEEQLYHTFQTNVFAYFFLIQAALPHLCRGASIINTASITAYKGNVQLIDYSSTKGAVVSLTRVLSQSLAAQGIRVNSVAPGPIWTPLIPASFSAEDVQVFGTETPMGRAGQPYELAAAYVYLASRDSSYVTGECIHVNGGDMVTT; this is translated from the coding sequence ATGAATCCTGTCTATCCTTTTTATGGTGAGAAAACGGTGTGCAAGGAGCAAAAGCTGGCATTTCCACCCCAGCATCAGGACCAGCAACCCGGTCTGGAAACCCTGATGGTACCTGAACCGATTAGTGAAGATCCCGCTTATATCGGCAGCTGCAAACTCGAAGGCAAGGTTGCCATTATTACGGGTGGTGATAGCGGAATTGGCCGGGCAGCAGCCATCGCTTTTGCCAAGGAAGGTGCAGATATCGTCATCGCTTATCTATATGAACGAACAGATGCCGAAAGGACTCGTGAACGGATCGAAGAGCTGGGACAGCGCTGCCTATTAATCGAGATCGATCTCCGCCTAAAGAAAAACTGTGAGGCTGTCATTCGCACAACGATGGAGACCTATGGAAAGATCGATATTCTGGTCAACAACCATGGCGTGCAATATGTGCAACCAAGCATTGTCGATATTACGGAAGAGCAGCTATACCATACCTTTCAGACGAACGTGTTCGCTTATTTCTTTCTGATCCAGGCCGCTCTACCCCATCTGTGCAGAGGTGCCTCCATCATTAATACGGCTTCCATTACAGCATACAAAGGTAACGTCCAGTTGATCGATTATTCCTCCACCAAAGGAGCTGTTGTGTCGCTCACTCGTGTACTTTCCCAATCCCTCGCAGCACAGGGAATCCGCGTGAATTCTGTTGCACCTGGTCCCATCTGGACACCTCTTATTCCTGCCAGCTTCTCCGCGGAGGATGTGCAGGTATTTGGAACGGAGACACCTATGGGTCGGGCTGGTCAGCCATATGAACTGGCGGCAGCTTACGTCTATCTCGCCTCCCGTGATTCATCCTACGTCACAGGTGAATGCATTCATGTCAATGGCGGCGATATGGTGACGACATAG
- the fosB gene encoding metallothiol transferase FosB → MNIQGINHLCFSVSNLERSITFYEQALGARIQVKGRKLAYFELAGLWIALNQEDVIRNYTERTYTHIAFTVKEEEFDESVQQLRAAGADILPGRPRDPRDAASVYFTDPDGHLFELHTGTMKQRLDYYREDKAHMTFYP, encoded by the coding sequence ATGAATATTCAAGGAATTAATCATTTGTGCTTTTCCGTATCCAATCTGGAGCGGTCCATTACCTTTTATGAGCAGGCTCTCGGTGCCCGAATTCAAGTGAAAGGACGCAAACTGGCTTATTTCGAGTTGGCCGGTCTGTGGATCGCCCTGAATCAGGAGGATGTTATTCGCAATTATACGGAACGAACCTATACTCATATTGCTTTTACTGTCAAAGAAGAAGAGTTCGACGAATCTGTGCAGCAACTTCGAGCAGCCGGGGCGGACATTCTACCTGGAAGGCCAAGAGATCCGCGGGATGCTGCTTCTGTATATTTCACCGATCCGGATGGACATCTGTTCGAATTGCATACAGGCACGATGAAGCAAAGGTTGGATTATTACCGTGAAGATAAGGCTCATATGACCTTTTATCCATGA
- a CDS encoding S9 family peptidase, with protein sequence MIQFPKPDVEQYFQTYRISHFAVSADEKRLFMDSNLNGQPNIWAMDLPGGYPYPLTYLNQSSQFIKADPQGRHLLTAFDRDGDENYHLYALPPEGGVPLPVVPAEPNDRCYFSELSEDGQRLYYVTSAGNPNYLNSRRIDLETGEDELLYSGEEVTSSLVAVSPDEKSYVILKMYSNTYQTAHLYRNDEEMVILPSSERHSQVSDLIFADDNRLLFITNNGSAYSYVAEFRIDTREFRLVCKIEGEDVEFIRWHQASETLYFWTLTGPENRMYVLGKNADEPRRVEMPLDTIEQVNVTKAGNVYILGRGAIQPHNIYRKMAGADSWESLTANRVTGLDPSDLVYPDVIRYNSYDGLEIEALLFKAKPEQANGYTVFWPHGGPQASEAKFFRPMFQMMLAQGYHIFAPNFRGSTGYGAEFVKLVERDWGEGPRLDCVAGINWLFDQGITSPERLFVVGGSYGGYMTLLLAGRHPELFRAAVDIFGPSNLFTFLESVPEDWKPMMDNWLGDPVRDRERLTKDSPITYLDQMVNPMLVIQGANDPRVVKAESDQIVAALQSKGLDVEYIVLDDEGHGFSRKANEILVYRRMLEFLQKHQESPVAQA encoded by the coding sequence ATGATTCAGTTCCCTAAACCGGATGTTGAGCAATATTTTCAGACGTACCGCATTTCGCATTTTGCCGTATCGGCAGACGAGAAACGTTTGTTCATGGACAGCAATCTGAACGGTCAGCCGAATATTTGGGCAATGGATTTGCCTGGAGGGTATCCGTATCCTTTAACGTACTTGAATCAGAGCAGTCAATTTATCAAAGCAGACCCGCAAGGACGGCATCTTCTTACCGCGTTTGATCGGGATGGAGATGAGAACTATCATCTGTATGCACTTCCACCCGAGGGTGGGGTTCCATTGCCTGTGGTTCCGGCGGAACCGAATGATCGCTGTTATTTCTCAGAGTTGTCCGAGGATGGACAACGTCTCTATTATGTCACCAGCGCGGGTAATCCGAACTATCTGAATTCACGGCGCATCGATCTGGAGACAGGTGAAGATGAACTGTTATACAGTGGAGAAGAGGTTACGAGCAGCCTGGTTGCCGTAAGTCCTGACGAGAAGAGTTATGTCATTCTTAAAATGTACTCGAATACGTATCAGACGGCACATCTGTATCGTAACGATGAAGAAATGGTAATTTTGCCATCCTCAGAACGTCATAGTCAGGTATCCGATCTGATTTTTGCAGATGACAATCGCCTTCTGTTCATTACCAATAATGGCTCGGCATATTCCTATGTGGCTGAATTTCGCATCGATACCCGTGAATTCCGTCTAGTGTGCAAAATCGAAGGGGAAGATGTGGAGTTTATCCGCTGGCATCAGGCTTCCGAGACCTTATATTTCTGGACACTTACAGGGCCGGAGAATCGTATGTACGTATTAGGCAAAAATGCCGATGAGCCTCGGCGCGTAGAGATGCCGCTGGATACGATAGAGCAGGTGAACGTGACGAAGGCTGGCAATGTGTATATCCTCGGACGTGGAGCAATCCAGCCGCATAACATTTATCGCAAAATGGCAGGTGCTGATTCATGGGAGTCGCTGACGGCCAATCGGGTAACTGGACTTGACCCAAGTGATCTCGTGTACCCTGACGTTATTCGTTATAACTCCTATGACGGACTGGAGATTGAAGCTCTCTTGTTCAAAGCAAAGCCAGAGCAGGCCAATGGATACACTGTATTTTGGCCTCATGGTGGGCCGCAAGCCTCCGAAGCGAAGTTTTTTCGGCCGATGTTCCAGATGATGCTCGCGCAGGGCTATCATATCTTTGCACCGAATTTCCGGGGCAGTACCGGATATGGTGCGGAGTTCGTCAAATTGGTTGAACGAGATTGGGGCGAAGGGCCAAGACTGGACTGTGTTGCCGGGATCAACTGGCTGTTTGATCAGGGAATTACCTCGCCAGAGCGGTTGTTTGTGGTAGGTGGAAGTTATGGGGGATACATGACCCTGTTATTGGCAGGACGCCATCCGGAGCTGTTCCGGGCTGCGGTTGATATTTTTGGGCCAAGTAACCTGTTCACATTCCTGGAATCCGTACCGGAAGACTGGAAGCCGATGATGGATAACTGGCTGGGTGATCCTGTCCGTGACCGCGAACGTTTAACGAAGGATTCACCGATTACGTATCTCGATCAGATGGTTAACCCAATGCTGGTCATTCAGGGGGCCAATGATCCAAGGGTCGTGAAGGCCGAGTCCGATCAGATCGTGGCTGCGCTCCAGTCGAAGGGACTTGATGTGGAATACATCGTTCTGGACGATGAGGGCCATGGCTTCTCCAGAAAGGCAAACGAGATTCTCGTGTATCGCCGGATGCTGGAGTTTTTGCAGAAACATCAGGAGTCACCCGTCGCACAGGCTTAA
- a CDS encoding aminoglycoside phosphotransferase family protein, with product MTTRIYFASNQLGEVAAISLQDALNELELGTLEDYQRTDKGVMGQTLLIRTSRGEYILKGNPLYAGQLQEEKFFVEQLAKHTSIPVPDPYLLQEDTELLGWSYAIMPRLPGNHLYDPAFQASLSQQDQEEIACMLAHTLAELHRWKVPDAGEYDPVAQQIVSFAGDYLDWLYGTIRHWLHDAEQYSVITDDDVQWVDEQFKNAEPAFRSKAVPSFVMGDFKVENILIQHVDERSGWQISGLFDFTTAYFGDGTADLTKISTRYVREGQPELAAQFLRCYRDLVCAADEEKCEHFRTRLSMHLLYQRILWWGEAKATGQVTWAADLPFAKWAEQSIDSILALLDE from the coding sequence ATGACAACCCGTATCTATTTTGCTTCCAATCAACTTGGCGAAGTGGCTGCCATTTCATTGCAGGACGCGCTGAATGAACTTGAACTGGGAACCCTTGAAGACTATCAACGAACGGATAAAGGGGTTATGGGGCAGACCTTGCTCATTCGAACTTCCCGTGGAGAGTATATTCTGAAAGGCAATCCTTTATATGCAGGACAGTTACAGGAAGAAAAGTTCTTTGTAGAACAACTGGCGAAACATACGTCCATTCCTGTCCCTGACCCCTATTTATTACAGGAAGATACCGAACTTCTAGGCTGGAGTTATGCCATCATGCCGCGCCTGCCCGGAAATCACCTGTATGATCCAGCATTCCAGGCTTCACTGTCACAGCAGGATCAGGAAGAGATCGCCTGTATGCTTGCCCATACTTTGGCTGAGCTGCACCGCTGGAAGGTGCCTGACGCCGGGGAATATGATCCTGTAGCGCAGCAGATTGTTTCCTTTGCAGGCGATTATCTGGACTGGTTGTACGGAACCATTCGCCACTGGTTACATGATGCGGAGCAATACTCGGTGATTACGGATGACGATGTTCAGTGGGTGGACGAGCAATTCAAAAATGCTGAACCGGCATTTCGTTCCAAAGCTGTTCCGAGTTTTGTCATGGGAGACTTCAAGGTCGAGAATATTCTGATTCAACATGTGGACGAGCGTTCAGGTTGGCAGATTAGTGGTCTGTTTGATTTTACAACGGCCTATTTCGGAGACGGCACAGCTGACCTAACCAAAATATCCACCAGGTATGTTCGTGAGGGGCAACCAGAGCTGGCCGCACAATTCCTTCGCTGCTACCGGGATCTAGTCTGTGCAGCAGATGAGGAGAAATGCGAACACTTCCGCACACGTCTCAGTATGCATCTGCTCTATCAACGTATCTTGTGGTGGGGGGAAGCCAAAGCGACAGGACAAGTGACGTGGGCAGCCGACCTGCCTTTTGCAAAGTGGGCGGAGCAGTCCATCGATTCAATTCTTGCATTGCTGGATGAGTAG
- a CDS encoding SMI1/KNR4 family protein, which translates to MERELLEQINLWHEQDQFSLIIERIERIPVSERDYDLIGQLARAYNNDARYREAIQQLMSVAEQGVNDPLWQYRLGYAYCYIADYEQALLAFERANELQPHDESTLEFLSQIRPFTEKMRRDRQRHEEHVTAWEQRGTLNHLRAASGTYDPVTFWKQSDYARDNHVSAPFDEDMIVSLEHEFGYKLPASYIQLMHTQNGGIPTRTVFPTEEATSWAVDHIEISSILGIGRDKMYSLGGEFGSRFMIEDWGYPDLGIVICDCPSAGHDVVMLDYRFCGPEGEPCVVHVDQEHDYEITYLAPNFEAFIRGLVDEDWYDLSDEENED; encoded by the coding sequence ATGGAAAGAGAACTGCTGGAACAAATCAACTTGTGGCATGAGCAGGACCAATTCAGTCTCATTATTGAACGTATCGAGCGTATCCCCGTCTCAGAACGGGATTATGATCTGATTGGTCAACTCGCCAGAGCCTATAACAATGACGCACGTTACCGCGAAGCCATTCAACAACTAATGTCTGTCGCGGAACAAGGGGTAAACGATCCGCTCTGGCAATATCGCTTAGGGTACGCGTACTGTTATATCGCCGACTATGAACAAGCACTATTGGCGTTTGAGAGAGCTAACGAACTTCAGCCACATGATGAATCAACCCTTGAATTTCTAAGTCAGATTCGACCTTTTACCGAGAAGATGCGACGGGATCGACAACGCCATGAAGAACACGTTACAGCATGGGAGCAGCGTGGCACGTTGAACCATCTTCGTGCTGCTTCAGGAACGTACGACCCAGTGACATTCTGGAAGCAGAGTGATTATGCACGGGATAACCATGTGTCGGCCCCCTTTGACGAAGACATGATTGTATCGCTTGAACATGAATTTGGTTACAAGCTCCCTGCCTCCTATATTCAGCTTATGCATACCCAAAATGGTGGAATCCCTACACGAACGGTGTTCCCAACCGAAGAAGCAACCTCCTGGGCTGTGGACCATATTGAGATTTCAAGTATTTTGGGGATCGGCCGGGACAAGATGTATTCCCTTGGAGGAGAGTTTGGGAGTCGGTTCATGATCGAAGATTGGGGATACCCTGACCTGGGGATTGTGATCTGTGATTGTCCATCCGCTGGCCATGATGTCGTTATGTTGGATTATCGCTTCTGTGGTCCTGAAGGCGAACCCTGTGTCGTTCATGTGGATCAGGAACATGATTATGAGATTACATATCTTGCGCCGAATTTTGAAGCTTTCATCCGTGGATTGGTCGATGAGGATTGGTATGACCTGTCTGACGAAGAGAATGAGGACTAA
- a CDS encoding ribonucleotide-diphosphate reductase subunit beta, with translation MQVQKIFNTEAPNQSTRIIEGECSGILNWNDIRMPHMYKLYKVLLLNHWIADEIPMSKDASQFAQLDEEEQRTFKINISLLAVLDSMQTMFVGDVKRYFTDSSLEAISAIIGQQEVVHNQSYSYVLSSIVSDREQKEIFEYWKHDPVLLDRNRFIADIYQNFRDEPSPQTFFQAMVADLVLEGIFFYSTFAFFYNLARDQKMMATSQMISYIQRDENQHCYFFAEVYKQLLVDFPELNTPENMEYVYTTINRAVELETNWAHYTLSNVRGIDLNELEDYIKYIANKRLRLMGMEKAYEGVDVNCMPWIKPFSDEALNATKTDFFEAKSRNYGKVGDDNGFDDL, from the coding sequence ATGCAAGTACAGAAAATTTTTAACACCGAAGCCCCTAACCAATCCACCCGTATTATTGAAGGTGAATGCTCCGGTATCCTGAACTGGAACGACATTCGCATGCCACATATGTACAAATTGTACAAAGTACTGCTGCTCAACCACTGGATTGCAGACGAGATTCCCATGTCCAAAGATGCTTCCCAGTTTGCTCAACTGGATGAGGAAGAACAACGTACATTCAAAATCAACATCTCCCTGCTCGCGGTACTTGATTCCATGCAGACGATGTTTGTGGGTGACGTAAAACGTTACTTTACCGATTCTTCACTCGAAGCGATCTCGGCCATTATTGGACAGCAGGAAGTTGTTCATAACCAATCGTATTCCTACGTCCTCTCTTCCATCGTATCTGATCGGGAGCAAAAGGAAATTTTTGAATACTGGAAACATGATCCGGTGCTGCTCGACCGCAACCGTTTCATCGCTGATATCTATCAGAACTTCCGGGACGAGCCGTCTCCACAGACGTTCTTCCAAGCCATGGTGGCCGATCTGGTACTCGAAGGAATCTTCTTCTATAGTACATTTGCCTTCTTCTACAACCTGGCCCGTGACCAGAAAATGATGGCAACCAGCCAGATGATTTCCTATATCCAGCGAGATGAAAATCAACACTGTTACTTCTTTGCTGAAGTGTACAAACAGTTGCTGGTGGACTTCCCTGAACTGAACACACCTGAAAACATGGAATATGTATACACAACCATTAATCGTGCGGTTGAGCTCGAAACCAACTGGGCACATTACACGCTCAGCAACGTACGCGGCATTGACCTGAACGAGCTGGAAGATTACATCAAGTACATCGCCAACAAACGTCTGCGTCTGATGGGTATGGAAAAAGCATATGAAGGTGTGGATGTAAACTGCATGCCTTGGATCAAACCATTCTCCGATGAAGCACTGAATGCAACCAAAACCGACTTCTTCGAAGCCAAATCCCGTAACTACGGTAAAGTTGGTGACGATAATGGATTTGACGATTTGTAA
- a CDS encoding ribonucleoside-diphosphate reductase subunit alpha, whose amino-acid sequence MPQVVTKPNNRQLAFDDMRISVYADRILEGLDMLDKERLVRGVNSKLRRDEVTGDEISNAFMMSALELVTKEEPNWKFAAARSLLTSLYKKAATNRRYKSYPDEPYGAFHPLLVDLVKKGIYREELLECYTKEQIDELAECIDYRNDLLFDYIGLLTLAERYLAHDFDGKVMELPQERYMVIAMYLMHQEPAEKRMELVKEAYWAMSNMYMTAATPTMSNAGKKVAGQLSSCFIDTVDDSLEGIFDSNTDVARLSKMGGGIGVYLGKVRARGSDIRGHKNTSSGVIPWIRQLNNTAVSVDQLGTRKGAIAVYLDVFHKDILAFLDLKLNNGDERMRAHDVFHGICLPDLFMERVASRGEWSLFCPHETKKVMGWKDENGRALGLEDFYDETVGAGAFREKYEEAVNHPLLSRITVQAIDIMKRVMKSQLETGTPYMFYRDTVNRSNPNSAHGMVYSSNLCTEIMQNQSATVVEKEELVTKDGQTRIVISKVPGDFVVCNLNSIHLARAVPHDVLERLVPIQVRMLDNVIDINNIEVLQAQYTNSQYRAVGLGTFGLHHLLALEGIRWESEEAVTYNDNLYEKINYLLVKASMELSKEKGHYPKFQGSDWQTGKYFDQREYTTGERVGEFVTTEQWKELQAQVQQNGVRNAWMFAIAPNGSTSIIAGSTASIDPLYELLSYEEKTTYKIANPAPDLSEKTIWYYKTAFMVDQHASINMAAARQRHVDQGQSFNLYVRPDIKATEFLELHLHAWRAGMKSTYYVRSRALTIEECDSCAS is encoded by the coding sequence ATGCCACAAGTTGTGACCAAGCCGAACAACCGCCAGCTTGCCTTTGATGATATGCGTATCTCGGTATATGCCGACCGTATCCTGGAAGGACTGGACATGCTCGACAAGGAACGTCTGGTACGCGGGGTAAACAGCAAGCTCCGCCGTGATGAAGTTACCGGAGACGAGATCAGCAACGCTTTTATGATGAGCGCACTGGAACTGGTAACCAAAGAGGAGCCTAACTGGAAATTTGCAGCGGCACGCTCCCTGCTCACTTCCCTGTACAAAAAAGCGGCTACCAACCGCAGATACAAGTCTTACCCGGACGAGCCTTATGGGGCATTCCATCCTCTTCTTGTAGACCTCGTGAAAAAAGGCATCTACCGTGAAGAATTGCTGGAATGTTACACCAAAGAACAGATTGATGAACTTGCGGAGTGCATTGACTATCGCAACGATCTGCTCTTCGATTATATCGGCTTGCTCACACTGGCAGAACGTTACCTTGCTCACGATTTTGACGGAAAAGTAATGGAGTTGCCTCAAGAGCGTTATATGGTTATTGCGATGTACCTGATGCATCAGGAGCCTGCTGAGAAACGTATGGAACTCGTCAAGGAAGCTTACTGGGCGATGAGCAACATGTATATGACAGCAGCTACACCTACGATGTCCAATGCGGGCAAAAAAGTGGCTGGACAGCTCTCCAGCTGCTTCATTGATACTGTGGACGACTCACTTGAAGGTATCTTCGATTCCAATACAGATGTAGCCCGTCTGAGCAAAATGGGCGGCGGCATCGGCGTTTACCTTGGTAAAGTCAGAGCTCGTGGATCGGATATCCGTGGACACAAAAACACAAGTTCCGGTGTAATCCCTTGGATTCGCCAACTGAATAATACAGCGGTCAGCGTAGACCAGCTTGGTACACGTAAAGGTGCCATTGCCGTATATCTGGACGTCTTCCACAAAGACATTCTGGCCTTCCTTGATCTGAAGCTGAACAACGGTGACGAACGGATGCGTGCACATGACGTATTCCACGGCATCTGTCTGCCTGACCTGTTCATGGAGCGAGTAGCCAGCCGCGGTGAGTGGAGTCTGTTCTGCCCGCACGAAACGAAAAAAGTGATGGGCTGGAAAGATGAGAACGGTCGTGCACTCGGACTGGAAGATTTCTATGATGAAACTGTAGGCGCAGGCGCGTTCCGTGAGAAATATGAGGAAGCGGTCAACCACCCGCTGTTGTCCCGTATCACGGTTCAGGCGATTGATATCATGAAACGTGTGATGAAATCCCAACTGGAAACAGGTACGCCGTACATGTTCTACCGGGATACCGTTAACCGTTCGAACCCGAACAGTGCACACGGCATGGTATACTCTTCCAACCTTTGTACCGAAATCATGCAGAACCAATCTGCGACTGTAGTTGAAAAGGAAGAGCTCGTTACCAAGGATGGACAAACCCGCATCGTGATTTCCAAAGTACCTGGCGATTTCGTAGTCTGCAACCTGAACTCGATTCACTTGGCACGTGCTGTACCTCATGATGTATTGGAACGTCTGGTACCGATTCAGGTTCGTATGCTGGACAACGTTATCGATATCAACAACATTGAAGTGCTGCAAGCCCAATACACCAACAGTCAATACCGTGCGGTTGGTCTGGGAACCTTCGGACTTCATCATCTGCTTGCTCTTGAAGGCATTCGTTGGGAATCGGAAGAAGCTGTCACATATAACGATAATCTCTATGAAAAAATTAACTATCTGCTTGTGAAAGCCAGCATGGAACTTTCAAAGGAAAAAGGACATTATCCGAAATTCCAAGGTTCCGATTGGCAAACAGGCAAATACTTCGACCAACGGGAATACACAACTGGTGAGCGCGTGGGCGAATTCGTTACAACAGAACAATGGAAAGAACTGCAAGCACAGGTTCAGCAAAACGGTGTCCGTAACGCTTGGATGTTCGCCATTGCACCAAATGGTTCAACGTCCATCATTGCAGGTTCAACAGCCAGCATTGATCCACTTTACGAACTGTTGTCCTATGAAGAGAAAACGACATACAAGATTGCCAATCCGGCACCTGATCTGTCCGAAAAAACGATCTGGTACTACAAAACAGCATTCATGGTCGATCAACATGCTTCCATTAATATGGCTGCTGCTCGTCAACGCCACGTCGATCAGGGACAGAGCTTCAACCTGTATGTTCGTCCGGATATCAAAGCAACGGAATTCCTGGAACTGCACTTGCACGCCTGGAGAGCCGGCATGAAATCGACGTATTACGTTCGTAGCCGGGCATTAACCATTGAAGAATGCGATTCCTGCGCAAGCTAA
- a CDS encoding MTH1187 family thiamine-binding protein, with product MAIAEVTVIPIGTGTTSLSSYVADMQKVLEHQRGITYQLTSMSTIIEGPLNEIFTAIAALHEAPFLSGAQRVSTSVKIDDRRDKPDASSIQKLQSVQDKLTSLQARPN from the coding sequence ATGGCAATAGCAGAAGTGACTGTCATTCCAATCGGAACGGGTACAACGAGTCTAAGCAGTTATGTGGCGGACATGCAAAAGGTATTGGAACATCAGCGGGGCATTACATATCAGTTGACTTCCATGAGCACCATTATTGAGGGACCGCTTAATGAGATCTTTACAGCAATTGCGGCTCTGCATGAAGCACCGTTTCTGTCAGGTGCCCAGCGTGTGTCCACATCCGTCAAAATTGACGACCGTCGTGACAAACCGGATGCCTCAAGTATACAGAAGTTACAATCGGTACAGGATAAACTGACGTCACTTCAGGCAAGACCCAATTAA